One region of Esox lucius isolate fEsoLuc1 chromosome 17, fEsoLuc1.pri, whole genome shotgun sequence genomic DNA includes:
- the si:ch211-157b11.14 gene encoding uncharacterized protein si:ch211-157b11.14 codes for MDDLDHSVHIAEHDWDCFYDESEECSLPLPDLAGSDDSGLSEEEPEDSGIHTVQHDIQQQQAASNTAIVSQSRIEEQCTVRKNIYLELPLKPCQVVSEETQLNDPLAFTEEDGGSLQDMVSDNMPQTQEVSDVDYIVENRDSGYFVKTLLVENPGETTEEITEETASSQDITNDLGSAPECCSNMCRANSDPSGDCHISNIKGVDGEMPSKGVTGTLNTVPTPLYLESVSLPLNDRWQGQNICQEQLLRHTDRAVLCERGTSEASKGEKERWFVTVNDSPMPHRVHAHSTTKKKKKKKPCRNLFPRDLTLQQLDPPTESESEKEKDVLDGLDRQEAMFIKACQSCYESQHLPKNHILLDNFYGEIHKELPKINFSYSELPPLFSELSLSSSFTEKVNIYTKASSEKNYSSEVFAPETFIENNKQENYSLAIGLQRSADHPLSKLQDLLFAQCDEDEPQHHPSESGDSNEEVELFYTTSTSCDSEEDYVSATEMKDSTYTDPLLNEIESTWPSKNVTDDSQPLIEEDCLNCSLPPQSEGYENTADKAYVNVMGGYKTPAQKIGVPLTDFEHLIQTNVSEEQPTPTPSPIYIPLPEVSVSQTETPETSHKASDSPHPVYAISSFWEEMEKLTIQDILHLKVSRSPSPLRKIVDSDTSDTADSDYFTHTDDSPKPERLGCEFSDEFKTRRPASPCSGEISQDEETESSSGLVTPVDYEELAALSSFSKDSILNEDNILNEENIVIEENIVNEDRASNISLLPEFTCLIGMKKSRSMQNIAQPLEVAVVDMPLQKVHKIQDLDVVTQLKDVPILHTQVHPEDMPNVKCLETAEVQVQMKEMPNVQPLDEVEIHQKEIENEQVLGVKQMHNLQALDAKIQLQEEQDIQTLEVEFELKDILQDARKCLCLESCQDIDLVQPPVLAAITKINQTPSLVLPNTDILDKRHRITFPELYEYLFTDDVLPVSESLMSMSVPDPCCDYSPSKQSQDDKKELVPIFSCSRSATRDLTFPELEGLLFSQQDTYLQSKEDNRSSIQVLTLSDIQGKEAVSSSCSSHVYSQGAWGGNWKSLLSLRRIPIPGTGSSSWFWKSPSRVSSDVGPAQRVDPMPITQGSKGDAFFSGATRVSPTPPEVVQLGHKIFRQLSEQQRRFRSLQTTVSASQKDGILFSLTQSDMCLVCIAFASWVLRSADPMVADTWKAALLANVSAMSAIQYFRHYVVKRKEGKAEDLKNSTEDEP; via the exons ATGGATGACTTAGACCACAGTGTGCACATTGCAGAGCACGACTGGGACTGTTTCTATGATGAAAGTGAGGAATGCTCCCTACCACTACCTGACTTAGCAGGCTCAGATGACTCTGGCCTCAGTGAAGAAGAACCAGAGGATTCTGGGATACATACTGTCCAACATGACATACAGCAGCAGCAGGCAGCTTCAAACACTGCCATTGTTTCTCAGTCCAGAATTGAGGAACAGTGTACTGTCAGAAAGAATATCTATTTAGAACTGCCCCTAAAGCCGTGTCAGGTTGTCTCAGAGGAAACACAATTAAATGATCCATTGGCCTTCACTGAGGAGGACGGAGGTTCCCTCCAAGACATGGTCTCAGACAACATGCCCCAGACACAGGAAGTATCAGATGTGGACTACATTGTAGAAAACAGAGATTCTGGCTACTTTGTCAAAACGTTGCTTGTGGAAAACCCAGGAGAGACCACCGAAGAGATCACTGAGGAGACTGCGAGCAGCCAGGACATAACAAATGATCTGGGCTCAGCTCCAGAATGTTGTAGCAACATGTGCAGAGCTAACAGTGACCCCTCTGGAGACTGCCACATCTCAAATATCAAAGGAGTGGATGGAGAGATGCCAAGCAAAGGTGTCACTGGCACATTAAATACTGTCCCAACACCCCTCTACCTAGAGTCTGTATCACTGCCACTCAATGACCGGTGGCAAGGACAAAATATCTGCCAGGAGCAGCTGTTGCGGCACACGGATAGAGCTGTATTATGTGAGAGAGGCACCAGCGAGGCATCCAAAGGAGAGAAGGAACGTTGGTTTGTGACGGTGAACGACAGCCCAATGCCACACAGAGTGCACGCTCACAGCACaacgaaaaaaaagaaaaaaaaaaaaccttgtaGGAATTTGTTCCCGAGGGATCTCACATTACAGCAGCTGGACCCCCCCACTGAAAGTGAGtcggagaaagagaaagatgtATTGGATGGTTTGGATAGACAGGAGGCCATGTTTATTAAAGCCTGCCAGTCATGCTATGAGTCACAACATTTGCCgaaaaatcatattttgctGGACAATTTTTACGGAGAGATTCATAAAGAGCTACCCAAAATAAATTTTAGTTATTCAGAGTTACCTCCTCTCTTTTCAGAGTTAAGTTTGTCATCGTCGTTCActgaaaaagtaaacatttataCAAAGGCATCCTCAGAGAAAAATTACTCTTCAGAAGTGTTTGCCCCAGAGACGTTCAttgaaaacaacaaacaggaaAATTACAGCTTAGCTATTGGCTTACAAAGGTCAGCAGACCATCCATTATCCAAACTACAAGACCTGTTATTTGCACAGTGTGACGAAGATGAACCACAGCATCATCCCTCTGAGTCTGGGGACTCAAACGAGGAAGTGGAATTAttttacaccaccagcaccagctGTGATTCTGAAGAGGACTATGTCTCAGCCACAGAAATGAAAGACTCCACTTATACTGACCCACTCTTGAATGAGATAGAATCCACTTGGCCCTCCAAAAATGTCACAGATGATTCACAGCCACTAATTGAGGAAGACTGTCTAAATTGTTCCTTGCCACCTCAATCTGAAGGTTATGAAAACACAGCTGACAAAGCATATGTCAATGTCATGGGTGGTTACAAGACACCAGCACAAAAAATTGGTGTGCCACTCACAGACTTTGAACATTTAATCCAGACTAATGTATCAGAAGAACAACCCACACCTACACCTTCTCCCATTTATATCCCTCTTCCTGAAGTAAGTGTGTCACAGACAGAAACCCCAGAAACATCTCATAAAGCTTCAGACTCACCACATCCAGTTTATGCCATCTCTTCTTTTTGGGAAGAAATGGAAAAATTGACAATACAAGACATATTGCACCTAAAGGTATCTAGAAGTCCATCTCCCCTTAGGAAGATTGTTGATTCGGACACATCAGATACTGCAGACTCTGACTATTTTACACACACCGATGACTCACCCAAGCCAGAACGCTTAGGTTGTGAATTCTCTGATGAGTTCAAGACCAGAAGACCAGCATCTCCTTGCTCAGGAGAAATCTCGCAAGATGAAGAAACAGAATCCAGTAGTGGCTTGGTCACTCCTGTTGACTACGAGGAGCTTGCAGCACTAAGCTCTTTTTCTAAAGACAGCATCCTCAATGAAGACAACATCCTCAATGAAGAAAATATCGTCATTGAAGAAAATATTGTCAATGAAGACCGCGCCTCAAACATCAGCCTCCTCCCTGAGTTTACATGCTTGATTGGGATGAAGAAAAGCCGAAGCATGCAAAACATTGCTCAACCTCTGGAGGTAGCAGTTGTAGACATGCCACTGCAGAAGGTACACAAAATACAAGATCTTGATGTTGTAACACAGTTAAAGGATGTGCCCATTCTACACACGCAGGTACATCCAGAAGACAtgccaaatgtaaaatgtctggagACTGCTGAAGTACAGGTGCAGATGAAAGAAATGCCCAATGTACAACCTCTGGATGAAGTAGAAATTCATCAGAAGGAGATAGAAAATGAACAAGTTCTGGGggtaaaacaaatgcataatCTCCAAGCTCTGGATGCTAAGATACAATTACAAGAGGAGCAAGACATTCAAACACTGGAGGTTGAGTTTGAGCTGAAGGACATACTTCAGGATGCCAGAAAATGCTTATGTCTTGAAAGCTGTCAGGACATAGACCTGGTACAGCCTCCTGTTCTTGCTGCGATTACAAAGATCAACCAAACGCCCTCCCTAGTTCTACCCAACACAGACATACTGGACAAGCGCCACAGAATCACCTTTCCAGAACTATATGAATACCTATTCACAGATGATGTCCTCCCAGTCTCTGAGTCTTTAATGTCTATGTCAGTGCCTGATCCTTGTTGTGATTACTCTCCCTCTAAGCAGTCCCAGGACGATAAAAAAGAATTAGTCCCCATTTTCTCTTGCTCCCGCTCAGCAACACGAGATCTCACGTTCCCCGAACTGGAAGGTCTTCTCTTTTCACAACAAGACACCTATCTTCAGTCCAAAGAGGACAACCGCTCCTCAATCCAAGTGTTGACTTTATCAGACATCCAGGGCAAAGAGGCTGtgtcctcctcctgttcttccCACGTCTACAGCCAGGGAGCCTGGGGAGGGAACTGGAAGAGCCTGCTCTCCCTGAGGAGAATTCCCATCCCAGGAACTGGAAGCAGTAGTTGGTTCTGGAAGTCTCCAAGCCGGGTGTCTTCAGATGTGGGTCCGGCTCAGAGGGTTGATCCCATGCCCATTACACAGGGCAGCAAGGGGGATGCATTTTTCAGTGGTGCAACCAGGGTATCACCGACTCCTCCTGAGGTCGTACAGCTTGGACACAAAATCTTCAGACAGCTTTCAGAACAGCAGAGACGATTCAGAAGCTTACAGACAACCGTCTCAGCATCAC AGAAAGATGGCATCCTCTTCTCACTGACGCAGTCTGACATGTGTCTGGTCTGCATTGCCTTTGCCTCCTGGGTACTGAGGTCTGCTGATCCTATGGTTGCAGACACATGGAAAGCAG CTCTGCTGGCAAATGTCAGCGCAATGTCTGCCATCCAGTACTTTCGGCATTATGTGGTGAAAAGGAAGGAAGGGAAAGCTGAAGACTTGAAGAATTCAACTGAAGACGAGCCATGA